CATTATGCTGTCGCTAATATGCCAGGTGCAGTACCTCGGACGTCTACCATTGCTTTGACAAATGTTACACTTTCTTATGCTAGAGAAATTGCCAATAAAGGTTATTCAAAAGCTTGCCTGGAAAATTTGGCACTTCAAAAAGGGATTAATGTTATGAAAAGACAAGTTACATTTAAAGCTGTCGCTGATGCAATTGGTTATGATTATAAAGAACCTCTTTCATTACTTGATTGAATTGTATTATGAAATTTTGAAGAAAGGCATTCTGTATTAGTTTGCCTTTCTTTTTACTACTAGGAAAACTCTGACGAGAGAGGTATTATCATGTCATCGATTTTTAAAAAAAAGCAATTAAATGTAAGCTCCTTAAAAAGAAACGAAATTGAAAAAAATCTAGGTGCTTTTGATTTGATTTTAATGGGAATTGGTGCTGTTATTGGAACAGGTGTATTAGTTTTAACCGGTTTAGTAGCTGCAACGGATGCAGGGCCAGGGGTGATCTTTTCGTTTATCATTGCGGCCATTGTTTGTGGTTTAGTAGGATTGTGTTATGCAGAAGTATCATCCGGTATTCCAGTATCGGGAAGTGCATATACTTATACCTATATTGCTATTGGAGAGTTTGTTGCCTATCTCACTGGATGGATACTGCTTGCAGTATATGCTTTAACAACAGCAACTGTAGCAAGTGGTTGGTCAGGATACTTTGTTGGATTTCTAGAGGGACTTGGTTTTCATCTCCCAGAATATCTAGTCACTATACCATCAGCTGGTGGCATCATTAATTTGCCAGCTTGTGGTATTGTTTTATTCATTACATTTATTTTATCCCTGGGCACAAAAGAAAGTAAAAAAATCAATAACATGATGGTGCTTGTTAAGTTATTCATAATTTTCCTATTTGTAGTTGTTGGTTTTTTCTATGTTAAACCATCAAATTGGTCACCTTTTTTACCCTTTGGTATTGAAGGGGTTCTAAATGGAGCCTCAGCGGTTTTTTTCGCGTTTTTAGGGTTCGATGCAATCTCTACATCGGCAGAAGAGGTGAAAAATCCTCAACGGAATTTACCTATTGGAATCATCTCATCCTTGGCAGTATGTACACTTATTTATATAGCGGTTTGTCTTGTAATGACGGGGGTATTGCCGTATTCAGAGCTTAATGTACCTGATGCAATGGCACATGTACTCTATTTTGTGAATCAGAATACGATTGCGGGTATTATATCTATCGGTGCTATAGTAGGTATTATGGCAGTTATTCTGGCTTATATTTATGCTGCTACACGTGTGTTTTTTGCAATGAGCAGAGATGGATTATTACCTAAATCTTTTTCGACTGTTAGCAGAAGAACAAATGCACCTACCTTTTCAGTATGGATTATAGGTACTATAATTATACTTATTACTGGTTTTATAGATTTAAAAAGTTTGGCTAACTTATCTAATATAGGTGCATTAATTGCTTTTATATTGGTTAGCATATGTACAATTATATTAAGAAAAAAACACCCAGAGATTCAAAGCGGATTTAAAGTACCGTTCATGCCTATACTTCCAATAATTGCCATATTATTCTGTCTCTTTTTGCTCATAAATCTACCGATTTTCACCTGGTTGTATTTTGGCATTTGGCTCTGTATAGGAACCGGTGTTTATTTCTTTTATTCAAGAAAACACACAATTTTAAAATAGTGGTCAAGACCCCATTTTGTAGACATTAAAAAAAGACCCTAGGCGGCAAGCTGGCGTCGGTACTCTGATATTATCCCCTTTAGGTAGACAGCATTAAAACTGATAGGTCCTAAGCAACCTTAGTACGGTATTCCACCGGACTAAGGTTGTTTAAGTGCACCCAGCATGGGCGCTATCTTTAGGGTTCAAGTCCCGAATGGCGAAGGCAGTAGTAGCCACTAGCTTAAGACAAGGGTGTCGATCGCGAGGTCGAATCTGAAGGAAGTCGGCGGCAAATCTCCGGCCCGAGGAACACGAATCTCATAGAAGGCTAACGTTCGTTGGATGAGGCTGCTTAACAAGTCGAAGTCCTTACTGCCGAAGGCGGATGGGAGTAAATGAGACGGGTAGGTGGAGAGGAAGATAGCGTTCTTACCTGGGGAGATCTGTACGGAACGCGGAGTATCTCCGTAAATTTGCTTGTGAAAGCAGACTGAGCGTACAGAAGTCAGCAGACGCCATAGTACGCAAGAAGTTGCAACGCCTTGCGGAAGGGCAGAACATGAAATAGGAATTTGTATATCCAGGCGTTCAGGATGAGTGATGAAAGCAGAAAATCCGAAAGGACCTGACTGAAGAAGGAAACGGTGAATCCCGTGTGGGGCTTCGGCAGGGCAGAACTTACTCCTGGCACAAGAGGAAGGTACAAATCACGTAAGGAGATGTAGAAATGTTGGAACAGTTGCTGTCACGGGGAAATCTTCTTGAAGCATTGAAGCGTGTTGAAGCCAATAAGGGAAGCCACGGCGTAGATGGCATGTCCGTAAAATCCTTACGAGAGCACATCAAACAAAACTGGCAGACAATACGGCAAGCGATAGAAGAAGGAACCTATCAACCGAGTCCCGTTCGCCGAGTCGAAATCCCGAAACCGAACGGCGGGACAAGGATGTTAGGCATTCCTACCGCGACAGACCGACTGATTCAACAGGCAATCGCTCAGGCACTAACGCCATTGTTTGATCCACGGTTTTCCGAACATAGCTATGGCTTCCGGCCGAAGCGGCGAGGGCATGACGCAGTGCGGAAGGCTAAAGCGTACATGACAGAAGGATACCGATTTGTCGTCGATCTTGATCTGGAGAAGTTCTTTGACCGTGTCCATCATGACCGGCTTATGAGGAAACTTGCGACCAGAGTGAAGGACAAGAAAGTTCTTCTGCTCATACGCAGGTATTTACAAGCAGGTGTAATGGAAGACGGTTTGGTTAAGCCAACAGCGGAAGGAATGCCACAGGGGGTCCATTAAGCCCGTTGTTATCCAATATCGTACTGGATGAACTAGACCAAGAACTAGAGAAGCGTGGACATCGATTCGTCCGCTATGCGGACGACTGTAACATCTACGTGAAAACCCAAAGAGCAGGCGAACGAGTCAAGGCAAGCGTAACCCAATTCATTGAAAGTCGACTTAAACTAAAGGTAAACCAAGCAAAAAGTGCGGTAGACCGCCCATGGAGACGAAAGTTTCTTGGATTTAGTTTCAGCGCGAACAAAGAGCCGAAAGTAAGGATTGCCAAGCAATCCTTACAGAAGGCGAAAGCTAAAATCCGAGAAATTACTTCGGAAGAAGCCAATAAAGATGGAAGAGTGAATTAAAGAGCTGAACCAATATCTTGTAGGTTGGTACGGTTACTTCTCGCTAGCGGACACGCCCGAGTATCTTTCAAAGCATGGACTCATGGATAAGAAGAAGACTACGCATGTGTCTTTGGAAACAATGGAAGAAACCAAAAACCAAAATAAAAAGGCTGCTATCTCTAGGGATTCCTAAGGATAAAGCTTTTGAATGGGGAAATACCCGAAAAGGGTATTGGCGAATTGCAGCTAGTCCGATTCTACAACGAGCATTAGACAACCAATATTGGAAATCCAATGGTCTGAAAAGACTATCGGACAGATACAACTCATTACGGAATATTTCATGAACCGCCGTATACCGAACGGTACGTACGGTGGTGTGAGAGGTCGGGGGTTTGCCGCCCCCTCCTACTCGATTTTTGCCTGGAACCTGTCGTAATTATAAAACCGTATGTATTTATCTATAGCGGTTTTGAGTGCCTCTTCAGATTCAAAAGATTGTATGTATAGACACTCTGATTTGAAATGCCCAAAAAAACTCTCCGTACAGGCGTTATCCAAACAGTTCCCTTTCGAGACATACTTGTTTTCATCTTGTATTGTTTCAGAAGTTTGCTAAAATGCCTGGAAGTATACTGATACCCCTGGTCACTATGGAGGAGGACACCTTTTGTTTTACGTACTTTTCGGGCTTTCTCCAATGTATCAATCACTAGTTGTAAGTCATTTCTGGTACTTAGGTGGAAAGCAATGATTTCGTTGTTGAATAGATCGCATATAGCGGACAGGTATAGGTTTTTCTGTTTATATGGAATGTAAGTAATATCGGTGACCCATTTTTCATTTGGCCGGGTTGCATGGAAATCTCGGTTTAATACATTATCGGAAACCACACATACTTCCTTTTTGTCATAATACCTTTTCTTTTTGCGAATCTGAGCTTGTATCCCCATTTGTTTCATTAAACGATAAACCCTTTTGTGGTTTACGTGTATACCATACGTCTTCTTCAACCAAATTCGCATCCGTGGATATCCTAAGATGCCACGTAGGCGTTGATGTCTTCTACTATCTTTTCCTTTAAGAATTGATCCTCCAGTTGTTTACAAGAAGACGTACCACGTCTTCGCTGCCATTTGTAAAACCCACTTCTGGATACATGAGCGATTTCACAAAGCATTGAGATACTATAACCCTTGAATGAGAGTTGATCCACCACGGCATATTGAGCGATTTTGCTTACGTTTTTCTTCCCCTCCTTTGTAGCGCCCAAAGCTTTTTTAAATATTCATTCTCCGCGCGCAATCTAATTAATTCCTCCTCAGGGCTCAGAGGGTTCTTTCTCGGCCTGCCTTTGTTCAAACCTTTTGATTTCCCACGTTTCTCTTCTAGCCCAGCCATACCTTCATTTTCATAATATTTAACCCAGCGTCTTATTGAAGCCTCTGGAATATTTAACTCTTTAGCAACGCGTTTATACCCTAAACCACATTCAAGATACATCTGAACTGCTTTATATTTCGATTCAGCTGAGTGAGTGCGTTGTATTCTTTTCATTAAAAAAATCCCCTCCAAGTTAACAGTAAGAGTCATTCTCTTAACTGTCTACCTAAAGGGGATAATATCAGAGTACCGATGCCAGCTTGCTGCCTAGGGTGCGTTTTCAAACTATCATGAAGTCTAAAAGTCTGGTAAACTTTGCATATGAAGAGACGATACGAATTACGAGATGATCAATGGAACGAAATCAAAGATGTGTTGCCGCCTGAACGAAAAACGCAGGGTGGCCGCCCTGCCAAGGATAATCGTCAAATGCTCAATGCGATGCTTTGGGTGATCCGTTCGGGAGCGCCTTGGCGCGATTTGCCCGAATACTACGGACCTTGGCAATCGGTATACACCCGATTCCGCCGATGGGAAAAAGCAGGCGTATTCGATCGCATGGTGGATATCCTTTCTGCCGATCCCGATGACGAAAGCGTCATGCTCGATGCCTCCATTATCCGTGTTCACCAGCACGGGGCGGGGGCAAAAGGGGGCAGCAATTTCAAGCCCTCGGCCGGTCGCGAGGAGGCTTAACCTCCAAAATCCACGCGGTAGTGGACGCCCTCGGCAATCCTTTAAAATTCGAAGTGACGGCAGGAAACATAAACGATTGCGTAGTCGGATACGAACCTTGATATCGAAGGTAAAAACGTCTTGGCTGATCGTGGGTACGACACCGATAAAATTATTGCGCTGCTGGAAGACAAGCAGGCCTGTTCCGTCATTCCCAGCCGTAAACATCGAACCGTTCAACGCGGAACCGACTGGTGGCTCTTTAAAGAACGGCACCTGGTCGAATGTCTTTTCAATAAACTGAAGCACAATCGTCGATTAGCTACTCGTTACGATAAATTATCGTGCACGTTTGTTGCTTTTTTAAAGCTGGCTTCTGCTATGATCTGGCTGGCTTAAGGTTTGAAAACATACCCTAGGGTCTTTTTCTGTTGTCCACAAAATGGGGGCTTAACCACTTAATCAAGAGCTTCCTCGTTAATTCCAAAGTATTCCGGACAGGCTTCCAGCAAAAGCAATGCGCTATGAAGACCAGGATGCGATGTGTTGAGTTGCAAAGCTTAAGCTTACTGCTCTTTTTCCCAACTTGAACAGTATCAAAAACCTCCTGCCTCAATCTTCTTCTCGTTGGCGTATCTGCAGCCACCAAGTGCTGTCTCACGAAGCGCGGAAGGCATCGATTGTCCGATCTTAAACATCGCTTCAATCATCTCATCGCAAGGGATCGTGCTCGTGACTCCAGCCAAGGCTATATCGGCGTTCACTTCATTGGTGGCTACAACATTGCTGACTGTGTCCAGGATCGTAAATCCGATTAGTCCGTGATCTGCGGAGATGTACGCATGAAGCTTAACTGTATCTCCTCCAGTCAAGCCGGAATTTACCACTTATCAGAAGTAATTTGCTCACTTTATAATAAGTCTAACAATCGTTCGAGTTATGCCTCTTACTTGCGGGCCTGAAGTAGCAAGGTGGTTAGTCCGCAAAGCAGTACGGCAATGGCCATAAAGGTAAAGGCGGAACTGAACGATCCGCCGTTCTTGTCAATCAAAGCACCCATAATCATTGGTGCCAAAAAACCACCGATCGTACCGCCCGTATTAATGATTCCGATTGAGGAACCAATAATCGCTCGATCAAATAATTTGTGTGGCCACGTAAAGATAGCTGTAAACGTACCCACGGATACCATGCTGATCAAAATTAAAAGAATCGTCGATACGATCAGGTTCATGGAGAAGATAAAGCCGACGAGCAGTAAAGACACTAAGATGGCAGTAGAAATGACGAAGGCTTTCTCTTTGCCAAGGAACCATTTAGATAGCAACCCACCGAAAATCATCGTCGCAACCGTAGTGCACACTGCATTGATTGCGAGAATAGTGCCTACTTGACCAATTCCAATGCCAAATTGGCTCTTAAGATAAGTTGGTAACCATGAGATGTTGCCGTATAACAAGAAGTTAAGCAACAGCAATGCTACAAACAGAACAAGCACATTGCGATTCATAATAATTTCGGTAAACTTGAGCTTTGGAGCACTATTGTTCAATTGTACAGGCACCTTATAGTCATTAGGGACGAAGAGGAATACGCAGAGCATCGCTACGGCAAATAACATACCAAGCACAAAATAACCAACCTTCCAGTTGCTTGCGATTAGTTGAGCTCCAAGGGTGTACGCTAGGATTCCCCCAATACCGGATGTAGACAAGATTAGGGATTGTACGAATGTTCTTTTTTCCTTCGGGAAATGATCCGCAATCGTCTTCGAGCAACTTGGCGGATAACCCGCATGTCCTACACCAGCAAAGAATCGAATCATGACGAAGGCGATCAAGCTAACGCCCATTCCGAAGAAGAAGGAGAATAAGGAAATAAGAGAAAGTGACGTCATCAAAACCTTCTTTGCTCCGAACTTATCCGCCAGCCATCCGCTTGGAATCTGCATAATCGAGTAACCAAGGAAGAACAAACTCATAATGAGTCCCGTTTGTGAATTCGTAAGGTTGAATTCATCTGCCAATGGAATAATCGCCGTGGAGACCAAGTTTTTATCCATATAAACCATAGAATAGCCGGCCATTAGCGCAAAGATTAACAGATAAGGATTTTTGTTTTTGGATTTGTCCATTGCTGACCTCCTGTTAATGTGGAACGACAATAAAAGATTGATCAAGCCTTCTATTGACGGCTCCAGTAAAGCTATTTCTTGCCGAGTACATCGAGCGCGATCTGAACATGCATTTGCATACCGATAGCAAGTGCATCCTCATTGATCTTGAACTTCGGATGATGGTTCATATAGCCGCAGCCCTCCTCTTCCGTTCCGCCTCCCAAGACGAAGAATGATCCCTTTGTTACATCGGTATAGGCTGAGAAGTCTTCACTACCCATCATTTTCGGACAAATAAATTGCTGCTCCCCTACGATCTTGTCTGCTGCTTTGCGAACGATATCTGTAGATTCCTCATTGTTCACAACTGCACTGTAGCCATTTTGATAATGAAGCTCATATGTGCCGTTATAAGCCTTCACGATATGATCAATCACTTCATGAATGCGTTTCTTCATTAATTTACGAATATCTGCATTCGTTGTGCGAACCGTTCCTTTAATTGTCGCCGCATCGGGAATAACGTTGAATACCTCGCCTGCCGTGAATTGTCCGATAGAAAGTACGGCATTGTCTAATGCAGATACGTGTCTGGATACAATGTTGTTCAGGTTCGTCACGATTTCTGCCCCGATTGTGATTGGATCAATGGACAGCTCAGGTGTAGAACCGTGTGAGCCCTTGCCTTGAATTTTAAGTTCGAAGATATCCTGAGCCGCGGACATCGCTCCAGGATTGGTACCTATCATTCCTGCTGGCAGCTTAGGGAAAATGTGAATACCAAATACGTAGTCGACATCATTAAGCACCCCAGTATCCACGATTTCCTTTGCTCCACCTGGCGGCACCTCTTCTGCTGGTTGGAAGATGAACTTAATCACGCCTGACAGCTGATCCTTCATGCCAGAAAGCACTTTGGCAGCGCCAAGCAGCATAGCAGCGTGCGTGTCATGTCCACAAGCATGCATAATGCCAGGCTTGGTGGATTTGAACTCCACATCTGCTTCTTCTTCGATAGGAAGGGCATCGATATCTGCTCGCAGTGCAATCGTCTTGCCTGGCGTACTTCCTGTTAGCTTGGCAATTAGGCTGTTTGTCGTTGGTCGTGATAGTTCGAGATTCGGAAACGTACTTAGTACGTCATAAATATAATTAGACGTCTCTTCTTCTTCAAAGGATAGCTCTGGATATTGATGGAAATGTCTCCGCCATTGAATGACTTCTTCAGTCGGCAATTGCTCTCTCCAGTTTGTCATGTTGTTCCCCCCGTCAGGATATATTAAAAACGCTTACAAAAATATTGTAAAAAAAATTGCCCCTTTTGACTTGCCGGAATTTGCTGAAAAAAAGGGCAATTTATAACTTTGTAGAGGACATCTTAGATTTGGAGCAAAAAACAATCTGTTATTTTTGCGGTCCTGTACATTATTGAACATATTCCTATAGCAATGGTTGGATCACATACAGCTTGCAGGCATTCATCGTCAGACTTGCATGGAGATTCAGTTCATCTAGAAGGAAGCTACGCTCCATTTGAACCTCCGGGAGAATTTTACTTTCAAGGTACCTTAACATTTCAGCATCAAGCTCCTTTGGAGCACCAAGTCTAATCCACTCATGATAGATTCCTCCATGATCCTTATCAAGCAAATACTGCTTCAGCTGATAGTTTCTTGCAGGCAGCCCCGACAAATAAATATCAATTCGCTTATTGCGCACTTGGGTCAAGAAATCATCAATGGAATACAGCGGGTCCATATAGCACGCATTGTAAACTAGAAGGTGCCATTCCTCTCCCTCAAGGGTAAGAACGCAGCCTTCCTCGATATGAAGAACCTTGCTGCCTAGGCGATCGAACATTTGCAGAACGAAGAATAACGGACGCTTCAGCTTCTCATACAAAAAGACGGACAAGCAGCTATCTTGTCTAACCCTGGTCAGCTTCTCCTTCAGCTTGATGTTTAGCCAGAAGCCAATGCCCTGGATCTCGCTAGACAGGTCTGTCAAGATCTCAATAATAAGCGCAGCGCGGAAGAAGGAGCCACTTAGTACATCGCCTTGTCCCACCAAAGTGTTCCATTCCGTAATGAAGCATCGTGGCTGCTCAAGGCCTGCTTTCTCGAACCCCTGTTTCACGTGCTGAAGCAGGTTCTTCTGATATTTCCGATAATACTGGAATAAATTCTCCCCATCCCGGGAATCTTTTTCTTCCGATGGGTCCGCCGTCAGCGTGACGAAGTCCGGTTCTCTTTGACTACTCTTGGCATAGTCTACAAAGCTTTGGAAGCGTTCTGTCTCCTCTGGATCTAATGAAGATAGGATCTGTAACCCCACTTGAAGTCTAGGATGAACCATTTTGAGTTGGTTATAGAGCCTTTCATAAGCCAGTTGTATGGACTTGCTATCCTTGACCGATTCAGATACAAGCTCAAAACACCATGTCTCGAGCTCGGCTCTGCCATACCGATCTATCAGGTAACAGACCATATCCAGAATAGGGTCTTTCTTCAACTTGCTGGATTGGGAAGCCATTACTTCCTCTACTTTTAATTGAATCATCGGCATCATCTTGTTCGCAACGATGAAATCAAAGATTCGGTTATTATTAGGCCACTCTATCAGCATATTGCTTTTTTCTTTCAGCTCATGCTCGATTCCGAACCCAATCATTCGAATATAGTGAAATTCAAGCTCTTGATACACGCATTGAAGCTGGCTTTGAACCTCTTGATCCAATACTTCCGAGGCTTGTCCAATGTTTATAATCTTTCGAGGTGTAGCTATATAAGTTGAATCAATATTCTTAGCAAACCTTGGCAAGGAAAAAGGAACCATTTGTCGAATAAGAAACAGATCAAGAATAGACAAGTGGGGATGACAATGGATAAACATACCGAACTGGCAAAAGTAACGGCAGCCATGCAACAAACCAAAGAGCGCCGAATGTATGAACGCTACCAAGCGATTTATTTGCATTTGAAAGGCACATCCATGAAGGCGATCGCTGACATTTTGAATCGAAACCGAATGACGGTGAGCAGTTACATTCATACGTACGAGAACGGTGGACTGGGAGCCTTGCAAATCAAGCATTCCTCAGGTGCTCCTACTCGGTTGACGAAGCAGCAGCAGGATCGCTTGAAACAAACCGTCGCCTATTCGGTTCCCCATGAGGTCGGCTTTACGGCAAAGCACAACTGGACGCTTGAACTGATTGCCACGTACGTGGAACGCGAATGGGGCCATTGCTATTCGCTCCGAGGCATTTCCAAGGTCATGGAGCGGCTAGGGCTCAGCTATACGAAACCGACCTACACGCTCGCAGCAGCAGATCCCAAGAAACAACGCCATTTCACCGAAACGACCTTTCCTGAACTGAAAAAAAGCTACTGAACGAGGAGATTGATCACTTGCTGTTCGAGGATGAGTCGATGATCCGGGACTACCAGGCGATTCAGAAGACCTGGTTCCTTCGCGGGAAGCAACGCATCATTCCAACCACGGGCAAGCATCGTGGGGTCAAACTGCTGGCCACGGTTGACTATGAAACGGGACACATCGTTTGGCAAGAAGATGAACAGTACACCGCTGAAACGTTTCTTTCCTTTCTTCAAAAGGTCATGGCGACTTATCCAACAGGGAAACTGGCTCTGGTTTTGGACAATGCCCGGATTCATCATGCAAAGCTGCTTCGGCCGTTTCTGGAAGCGCAAAAAAATCGGCTTGAGCTTGTGTACTTGCCTCCATACAGCCCTCAGTTAAATATCGTAGAAGGACTCTGGAAATGGCTCAAGTCCAGTGTGATCAATAACGTATTCTATTCGGCCGTTTCCGAAATCCGTCTGCGTGTCGGGCAATTTATGGATGAAATCATGAAGCATCCTCATGCCATTATTGACCGGCTGTGCGTGCGACTTTGATTGCTATTTTCTTTCGTTCAACTTATATAGTACCGTAGAGTGTTCAGTTTCTACCATAAGCTCAACCTTCTTACGAATCACATTGCTATGGTCATTCAAGTCTTTTTTTACCATATACTTCGACAGCTCTTCGAGTGCAGCGGAAGGATTAATGACCTCATAGGAGGAATGCGCCGCTTGAAGCGATTCTTGAGCGGATACTTCTTTTCCCCGCTCGCTTCGGAATTCGCTTGGCGTCATGCCATAGTGGTCCTTGAAGCACTTATTGAATGTTTTCACATTGGCAAAGCCATTGTTCATTGCAATCTTTAATATCGGATGCTCGGTATGCAATAGTTCTGGAACAGCCTTCTTTAACCGAACCTCGTTCACATACTGCGTAAAGGTCATCCCGACGTTTTTTTTGAACTGTCGGGATAAGTGGTACAAGGAAATATACTCCTGACGTGCAAATTGCTCCAGCGATAGTGGTGATCGATAGTCCTGATCGATGACGTGAAGGATTCTTAATATCCGTTTGTTATGAACCCCATTCGCTTGGATCATCGACTCACCCTGGTCCTCCCCTTGAAAATGGGTCGTAAGGATGGAAAGTAGTTTGAACAAATATTTTCCCATCTCAAAAGGAAATCCTTCATGCTGTCGATAATAGGCTAGCATGAGGTACGTTAATGTCTCTCGGAGCATGCGGTACGTGTCCTGCTCTCCCTCATTCGCAATCGCTGAATTACAGGAAAATCGTGGATTCCACGGGCACTTCAAATACTGCTCCACCCCAGCTCGCGTGATCATCAGCTTTAGAATAAAGGTACCGTTATCACTACGAAGCGTAAAGTTCTCGTAAGGGTGAATCATAACCACATCATCAGCTTTAAGCTGATAAGTCTTCCCGGAGATTTGGATATGGACACGTCCTCTAAGAATCAGCAGAATGATTAATTCATCTAGGGCTTGCTTATTCATTGTCTTAAGCTGTACTAACGAGAGTTGTATAGAAGATGGCCATTCATTGCTCATATGTTCATTGTCCTTTTTTTATCATGTTGAAAGGAATGGCAAAGCCACTCCTTGAGTTATCGAAAACATTCTCGCTTTACATATTCCTATATATCTGTATGCCTGCCTGTATTCGTCCAATCCACGTCATACGTCCCAGTTTTGTTCGAACTGTGGTTCGACTGTTAAGAAAACACTATCTGTTCGAATCCATCTTGTGATCACTGTGGTTACATGGCTGACCGTAAGGGAAAATGCCGCTACGCAACGGCATTTCTAGGTCAACAAACGACACAATTGGATGCATATGTCCGTCAACGGATTCGCCGCTGTCGCCTTTCACAAAGAGGTGGCAGCAAAACATACAGAAGAGCCGATATGTTGAAGTCGATCTACACACACGAGCGCCTTGTAGGAGCAGGACTTCGATATGCCGAGAGAATTATTCGGGATGCAGCCGCAGGTCTGCCGATGTCAGATAACGAATATTTAGCGATTATTCGTCAGCGTAGGAAGAAGGCAGCCATAGCTAAACGGCAACGCAAAGCCGATGACACCGAGTACTGGGTAAAACGGGCCGCCGCTTACCAACGGGTGGAGGAAAGAGTGCGCAAATTCGAGAGTAAGTAACGTAGAGCGGTTTTCAACCGCACGAGCCGTTCATTGAGGGGCCGACCTCGAAAGAGGTTGGTCTACTCTATCACAGGGTATATTGCTTCCGTAATTTTCATCTGATCTTGGACAAGGCACCCAAATCCCCAAAACTTGAGGTCGAGCTCATATTTCTTTGTCTCCGGGTTCTGTCTTAAAAAGCCTTTTTTCTTATATGTCACCAAAATACGATAAACAATGGAATGGCTGAGACCCATTTTTTTAGCTAATTCTCGAACTCCCCAAGATGGTGTTTCTTCAGTGAAATGTTCTAGCAAGTCCAGTGATTTTTCCAATGTCTTCAGCATATCATCAACTACTTTCGCCATATTAAGTTTAATATAAATTATAAAATTTCGATTAAGAAAAGTTAATGATTTATATTATAATGCCTAAATATGGAATAAGCAAGCCAAATTAAATATCGAAGATTAAAAAGTATATATTAAAAATGA
This Paenibacillus larvae subsp. larvae DNA region includes the following protein-coding sequences:
- a CDS encoding amino acid permease, whose product is MSSIFKKKQLNVSSLKRNEIEKNLGAFDLILMGIGAVIGTGVLVLTGLVAATDAGPGVIFSFIIAAIVCGLVGLCYAEVSSGIPVSGSAYTYTYIAIGEFVAYLTGWILLAVYALTTATVASGWSGYFVGFLEGLGFHLPEYLVTIPSAGGIINLPACGIVLFITFILSLGTKESKKINNMMVLVKLFIIFLFVVVGFFYVKPSNWSPFLPFGIEGVLNGASAVFFAFLGFDAISTSAEEVKNPQRNLPIGIISSLAVCTLIYIAVCLVMTGVLPYSELNVPDAMAHVLYFVNQNTIAGIISIGAIVGIMAVILAYIYAATRVFFAMSRDGLLPKSFSTVSRRTNAPTFSVWIIGTIIILITGFIDLKSLANLSNIGALIAFILVSICTIILRKKHPEIQSGFKVPFMPILPIIAILFCLFLLINLPIFTWLYFGIWLCIGTGVYFFYSRKHTILK
- a CDS encoding IS3 family transposase → MDNACTESFFGHFKSECLYIQSFESEEALKTAIDKYIRFYNYDRFQAKIE
- a CDS encoding transposase; amino-acid sequence: MKRIQRTHSAESKYKAVQMYLECGLGYKRVAKELNIPEASIRRWVKYYENEGMAGLEEKRGKSKGLNKGRPRKNPLSPEEELIRLRAENEYLKKLWALQRRGRKT
- a CDS encoding MFS transporter, translated to MDKSKNKNPYLLIFALMAGYSMVYMDKNLVSTAIIPLADEFNLTNSQTGLIMSLFFLGYSIMQIPSGWLADKFGAKKVLMTSLSLISLFSFFFGMGVSLIAFVMIRFFAGVGHAGYPPSCSKTIADHFPKEKRTFVQSLILSTSGIGGILAYTLGAQLIASNWKVGYFVLGMLFAVAMLCVFLFVPNDYKVPVQLNNSAPKLKFTEIIMNRNVLVLFVALLLLNFLLYGNISWLPTYLKSQFGIGIGQVGTILAINAVCTTVATMIFGGLLSKWFLGKEKAFVISTAILVSLLLVGFIFSMNLIVSTILLILISMVSVGTFTAIFTWPHKLFDRAIIGSSIGIINTGGTIGGFLAPMIMGALIDKNGGSFSSAFTFMAIAVLLCGLTTLLLQARK
- a CDS encoding M20 metallopeptidase family protein, which gives rise to MTNWREQLPTEEVIQWRRHFHQYPELSFEEEETSNYIYDVLSTFPNLELSRPTTNSLIAKLTGSTPGKTIALRADIDALPIEEEADVEFKSTKPGIMHACGHDTHAAMLLGAAKVLSGMKDQLSGVIKFIFQPAEEVPPGGAKEIVDTGVLNDVDYVFGIHIFPKLPAGMIGTNPGAMSAAQDIFELKIQGKGSHGSTPELSIDPITIGAEIVTNLNNIVSRHVSALDNAVLSIGQFTAGEVFNVIPDAATIKGTVRTTNADIRKLMKKRIHEVIDHIVKAYNGTYELHYQNGYSAVVNNEESTDIVRKAADKIVGEQQFICPKMMGSEDFSAYTDVTKGSFFVLGGGTEEEGCGYMNHHPKFKINEDALAIGMQMHVQIALDVLGKK
- a CDS encoding GH39 family glycosyl hydrolase produces the protein MDQEVQSQLQCVYQELEFHYIRMIGFGIEHELKEKSNMLIEWPNNNRIFDFIVANKMMPMIQLKVEEVMASQSSKLKKDPILDMVCYLIDRYGRAELETWCFELVSESVKDSKSIQLAYERLYNQLKMVHPRLQVGLQILSSLDPEETERFQSFVDYAKSSQREPDFVTLTADPSEEKDSRDGENLFQYYRKYQKNLLQHVKQGFEKAGLEQPRCFITEWNTLVGQGDVLSGSFFRAALIIEILTDLSSEIQGIGFWLNIKLKEKLTRVRQDSCLSVFLYEKLKRPLFFVLQMFDRLGSKVLHIEEGCVLTLEGEEWHLLVYNACYMDPLYSIDDFLTQVRNKRIDIYLSGLPARNYQLKQYLLDKDHGGIYHEWIRLGAPKELDAEMLRYLESKILPEVQMERSFLLDELNLHASLTMNACKLYVIQPLL
- a CDS encoding IS630 family transposase (programmed frameshift) yields the protein MTMDKHTELAKVTAAMQQTKERRMYERYQAIYLHLKGTSMKAIADILNRNRMTVSSYIHTYENGGLGALQIKHSSGAPTRLTKQQQDRLKQTVAYSVPHEVGFTAKHNWTLELIATYVEREWGHCYSLRGISKVMERLGLSYTKPTYTLAAADPKKQRHFTETTFPELKKLLNEEIDHLLFEDESMIRDYQAIQKTWFLRGKQRIIPTTGKHRGVKLLATVDYETGHIVWQEDEQYTAETFLSFLQKVMATYPTGKLALVLDNARIHHAKLLRPFLEAQKNRLELVYLPPYSPQLNIVEGLWKWLKSSVINNVFYSAVSEIRLRVGQFMDEIMKHPHAIIDRLCVRL